One Solibacillus sp. R5-41 DNA segment encodes these proteins:
- a CDS encoding alpha/beta hydrolase produces MKSPYNFKHIAPHVEGDKHPAIFLLHGLGSNEQDLIQLVESFSAQCHIFSLQGPIEHRPGYAFYTFEEEGKPARSIFDKVIKVTENFIHEAIEEYKIDPTQIYVVGFNQGAAVAQSLAVVMGNAIRGTASLSGYLPEFVALEYSKKAMDQSKIFISHGEYDYDFPLVWAEQSAAFFNDYGTDVAFKIYPVGHGVNEQNILDLIAFLAADLPTNLA; encoded by the coding sequence ATGAAATCACCATATAATTTTAAACATATAGCCCCTCATGTTGAAGGAGACAAGCATCCAGCGATTTTTCTTTTGCATGGTTTAGGGAGCAATGAGCAAGATTTAATCCAATTAGTGGAGTCTTTTTCGGCACAATGCCATATTTTCAGCTTACAAGGTCCGATTGAACATCGTCCAGGATACGCTTTTTATACGTTTGAAGAGGAAGGTAAACCTGCGCGTAGCATTTTTGACAAAGTGATTAAAGTGACGGAGAACTTTATTCATGAAGCGATTGAAGAATACAAAATAGACCCGACGCAAATTTATGTCGTAGGCTTTAACCAAGGCGCGGCCGTTGCACAATCTTTAGCGGTTGTCATGGGCAATGCGATTCGAGGGACTGCATCGCTGAGTGGTTATTTACCAGAATTTGTTGCACTTGAATACAGCAAAAAAGCAATGGATCAATCAAAAATCTTCATTTCACATGGTGAATATGATTACGATTTCCCACTTGTTTGGGCAGAGCAAAGCGCCGCATTTTTCAATGATTATGGCACGGATGTTGCGTTTAAAATATATCCGGTTGGTCATGGTGTAAACGAACAAAATATCCTAGATTTGATTGCGTTTTTAGCAGCTGATTTACCGACGAACTTAGCCTAA
- a CDS encoding DNA helicase — MLTDSIQKEITTYIEQQIFLLTKNADVKTFEQVIQQNVNDKRQSAKSTVDFYDRLMLNIAYFEDNKTAWKQMIIETYGAGQVPKISTIESELMAQQMRIRQDVAEKMDDYTKAFHKQYEALNVTDEEVIYDYAYASLQHTLRIDFLTHITVNEAMILTKGNMEETLKMIDGYIAYYADQFVNQMELT, encoded by the coding sequence GTGCTAACAGATTCAATCCAAAAAGAAATCACAACATATATTGAGCAACAAATTTTCCTTCTTACAAAAAACGCAGATGTGAAAACGTTCGAACAAGTGATTCAGCAAAACGTAAACGACAAACGTCAATCTGCAAAATCAACCGTGGATTTTTATGATCGACTCATGTTAAATATTGCCTACTTTGAAGACAATAAAACGGCGTGGAAACAAATGATCATTGAAACTTACGGAGCTGGCCAAGTACCGAAAATCTCGACCATTGAAAGTGAATTAATGGCGCAGCAAATGCGAATTCGTCAAGATGTCGCTGAAAAAATGGATGATTATACGAAAGCCTTTCATAAACAATATGAAGCGTTAAATGTGACGGATGAGGAAGTCATTTATGATTATGCGTATGCATCGTTACAACACACTCTGCGGATCGATTTTTTAACGCATATTACTGTGAATGAAGCAATGATTTTAACAAAAGGAAATATGGAAGAAACATTAAAAATGATAGATGGCTATATTGCTTATTATGCCGATCAATTCGTCAATCAAATGGAACTTACCTAA
- the tkt gene encoding transketolase yields the protein MTQHMDQLAINAIRTLSIDAIEKANSGHPGLPMGAAPMAYTLWTKQLRHNPLNPKWYNRDRFVLSAGHGSMLLYSLLHLGGYGLEMDEIKNFRQWDSLTPGHPEYGHTVGVEATTGPLGQGIAMTVGMAMAERHLAATYNKPGHEIVDHYTFALCGDGDLMEGVAAEAISLAGHLQLDKLIVLYDSNDISLDGDLEKSFSENIQKRFESYSWNYLKVQDGTDVAALNAAIEQAKQNTGGPTIIEVKTVIGFGSPNKSGKADSHGAPLGTDEVVLTKAAYEWEHEPFHVPADVYDTFKAATDVQGVQPEAAWNELFASYKNEYPELAQQFVNAMENNLPEDFASELPVYEAGKSVATRSSSGDAINAIAKNLPSFFGGSADLAGSNKTTIKGAGDFFAETPEGRNIWFGVREFAMGAAMNGMALHGGVNVFGGTFFVFSDYVRPAIRLSALMGLPVTYVFTHDSVAVGEDGPTHEPIEHLAALRAMPNLSVMRPADANESAAAWKLAVSSESTPTVLVLSRQNLPVLDASLETVYDGVNKGAYIVSPATKEIADAILIATGSEVGLAVEAQKALLAEGIDASVVSMPAMDRFEKQSKEYKESVLPKAITKRLAIEMGASFGWHKYVGFEGDVLAIDQFGASAPGELVIEKYGFTVENIVAKVKAL from the coding sequence ATGACACAACATATGGATCAGTTAGCAATTAACGCTATCCGTACACTATCAATCGACGCAATTGAAAAAGCGAACTCAGGTCACCCAGGACTTCCAATGGGCGCTGCACCAATGGCTTACACTTTATGGACAAAGCAATTACGCCACAATCCTCTAAATCCAAAATGGTATAACCGCGATCGTTTCGTATTATCAGCAGGTCATGGTTCAATGCTTTTATATAGCTTGTTACACCTAGGTGGATACGGGTTAGAAATGGATGAGATTAAAAACTTCCGTCAATGGGACTCATTAACACCAGGACATCCAGAATACGGTCATACAGTAGGTGTTGAAGCGACAACAGGCCCATTAGGTCAAGGGATTGCGATGACTGTTGGTATGGCAATGGCAGAACGTCATCTTGCAGCAACTTACAATAAACCAGGTCATGAAATTGTTGACCATTATACATTTGCACTTTGTGGCGATGGCGACTTAATGGAAGGTGTAGCTGCAGAGGCAATTTCACTTGCAGGTCACTTACAATTAGATAAATTGATTGTGTTATACGATTCAAATGATATTTCACTTGATGGTGATTTAGAAAAGTCATTCTCTGAAAACATCCAAAAACGATTCGAGTCATATAGCTGGAACTACTTAAAAGTACAAGATGGTACTGATGTAGCAGCACTGAATGCAGCAATCGAACAAGCAAAACAAAACACAGGTGGTCCAACAATTATCGAAGTGAAGACGGTAATTGGTTTTGGTTCTCCAAACAAATCGGGTAAAGCAGATTCACACGGTGCACCACTTGGTACAGACGAAGTGGTATTAACAAAAGCAGCATATGAATGGGAACATGAGCCATTCCACGTACCTGCTGATGTATATGATACATTTAAAGCAGCAACAGATGTACAAGGTGTACAACCAGAAGCGGCTTGGAATGAATTATTCGCAAGCTATAAAAATGAATATCCAGAGCTGGCACAACAATTTGTCAATGCAATGGAAAATAATTTACCAGAAGATTTCGCATCAGAATTACCTGTTTATGAAGCGGGTAAATCAGTTGCAACACGTTCATCTTCAGGTGATGCAATTAATGCAATCGCGAAAAACTTACCATCATTCTTCGGTGGTTCAGCTGACTTAGCAGGTTCAAACAAAACAACGATTAAAGGCGCTGGAGATTTCTTCGCTGAAACACCAGAAGGTCGAAATATTTGGTTTGGTGTACGTGAATTTGCAATGGGTGCTGCAATGAACGGTATGGCTTTACATGGTGGTGTAAATGTATTCGGAGGCACGTTCTTCGTATTCTCTGACTATGTGCGTCCAGCAATTCGTTTATCTGCGTTAATGGGCTTACCTGTAACGTACGTATTTACTCATGACTCAGTAGCGGTAGGGGAAGATGGTCCTACGCATGAGCCAATCGAGCATTTAGCAGCTTTACGCGCGATGCCAAACTTATCCGTAATGCGTCCAGCAGATGCGAATGAATCGGCTGCAGCATGGAAATTAGCTGTATCAAGCGAATCAACGCCAACAGTTTTAGTACTTTCTCGTCAAAACTTACCAGTATTAGATGCGTCATTAGAGACGGTTTATGACGGGGTTAATAAAGGTGCTTACATCGTATCACCAGCGACAAAAGAAATAGCAGATGCGATTTTAATTGCGACTGGTTCAGAAGTAGGTTTAGCAGTAGAAGCGCAAAAAGCACTTTTAGCAGAAGGAATTGATGCATCAGTTGTATCAATGCCAGCAATGGATCGTTTCGAAAAACAATCAAAAGAATACAAAGAATCGGTTTTACCGAAAGCAATTACAAAGCGTTTAGCAATTGAAATGGGTGCTTCATTTGGCTGGCATAAATATGTTGGCTTCGAAGGTGATGTCCTTGCCATTGATCAATTCGGCGCATCTGCTCCAGGTGAATTAGTAATTGAAAAGTACGGATTTACAGTAGAAAACATTGTAGCAAAAGTAAAAGCACTATAA
- a CDS encoding DUF896 domain-containing protein, which yields MLSKEKIARINELSKLAKEGMLSEEQAKERTALRKEYLDVFRSTMRDTIEHVKVVDEEGNDVTPDKIKQIKDQNKFIN from the coding sequence ATGTTATCAAAAGAAAAAATAGCTCGAATTAATGAATTATCAAAGTTAGCGAAAGAGGGCATGCTATCAGAGGAACAGGCGAAAGAACGTACTGCTTTAAGAAAAGAATATTTAGATGTTTTCCGCTCAACAATGCGTGATACGATTGAGCATGTGAAAGTTGTAGATGAAGAAGGAAATGACGTAACACCTGACAAAATCAAGCAAATTAAAGACCAAAATAAATTCATCAACTAA
- a CDS encoding glycosyltransferase, which yields MTENIKFSIIIPAHNEEKYIGKCLDSIVAASKGYTNQVEIIVVLNRCTDKTEEIAKSYHCITLKNEDKNLSKIRNAGAALASGEVIITIDADTQMSVDLLSNVERLLTSGNYIGGGANGKFERMSLGIVVSALLLIVPLLFKYGAISVGIFWCYRKDFMAINGFNENMLMAEDADFAKRLKDYGKKSNKKWGTIKNGMTTSCRRFDTYGDWVLLENPKVILAYLNGSDQNYANKTYYDNQER from the coding sequence ATGACAGAAAATATTAAGTTTTCTATTATTATTCCTGCACACAATGAAGAAAAATATATTGGAAAATGTTTGGATTCAATTGTAGCGGCTTCAAAAGGATATACGAATCAAGTTGAGATTATTGTTGTATTAAATCGATGTACAGACAAAACAGAAGAAATTGCAAAATCGTATCATTGTATTACATTGAAAAATGAAGATAAAAACTTATCTAAAATCCGTAATGCGGGTGCTGCACTAGCAAGTGGCGAAGTAATTATTACTATAGATGCAGATACCCAAATGTCAGTGGACCTATTGTCTAATGTAGAGCGGTTATTAACCTCCGGGAATTACATAGGCGGTGGTGCAAACGGGAAGTTTGAAAGAATGTCTCTTGGAATTGTCGTTTCTGCCTTGTTACTTATTGTCCCTTTACTTTTCAAGTATGGAGCCATTTCAGTGGGTATTTTTTGGTGCTATAGAAAAGACTTTATGGCAATCAATGGCTTTAATGAAAATATGCTTATGGCCGAAGATGCCGATTTCGCCAAACGGCTAAAAGATTACGGAAAGAAAAGTAACAAAAAGTGGGGCACTATAAAAAATGGCATGACTACTTCCTGTAGAAGGTTTGACACATATGGAGACTGGGTATTATTGGAAAACCCAAAAGTAATACTAGCCTATTTAAATGGATCTGATCAAAACTATGCAAATAAAACATATTATGATAACCAGGAAAGATAA
- a CDS encoding recombinase family protein, with product MNQNKAVIYCRVSTDKSTQETSLKRQQEELTRYALSHEFVDLQVFSDQQSGYEVDRDGLLDMLDYMKAYDIKALFVQDETRLGRGNARMAVLHLIQKQEATVYSLNDAGPLALNEMDTMLLEILAVVEEYQRRMHNAKIRRGMRRAVENGYKPEKNLKNRGNQEGRERKEVPIEEIVNLRQKGLTFLEIANMLTGLGYQVSKATVHRRYIEHIDRLEE from the coding sequence ATGAATCAAAATAAAGCAGTCATTTATTGTCGTGTGAGTACCGACAAATCTACACAAGAAACATCTTTAAAACGACAGCAAGAAGAACTGACTCGGTATGCATTGTCACATGAATTTGTAGACCTTCAAGTGTTCAGCGATCAACAGAGCGGGTATGAGGTCGACCGAGATGGCTTGCTCGACATGCTTGATTATATGAAAGCGTACGACATTAAAGCGTTATTTGTTCAAGATGAGACACGTTTAGGGCGTGGGAATGCGCGAATGGCGGTTCTACACCTTATTCAAAAACAGGAGGCAACTGTTTATTCGTTAAATGATGCAGGTCCATTAGCGTTAAATGAAATGGATACGATGCTACTGGAAATTTTGGCAGTTGTTGAAGAATACCAGCGCCGTATGCATAACGCTAAAATTCGCCGTGGCATGCGCCGAGCTGTTGAGAATGGGTATAAGCCGGAAAAAAACTTAAAAAACAGAGGCAATCAAGAAGGTAGAGAGCGTAAAGAAGTGCCAATCGAAGAAATTGTGAATTTACGTCAAAAAGGGTTAACATTTTTAGAAATCGCCAATATGTTAACGGGACTTGGCTATCAGGTGAGCAAGGCGACCGTCCATCGACGTTATATTGAACATATCGACAGACTTGAAGAGTAA
- a CDS encoding LysM peptidoglycan-binding domain-containing protein translates to MKLNSFVSMFFLFSIILIAFIFVKDEHITAYEHITIEQGDTLWSLAGQYSGKMTEHEWIVAVKKENALRDEKIVSGQLLLVPIVKNSKYIVGLSESPEIHIIKVASENNESK, encoded by the coding sequence ATGAAGTTAAATAGCTTTGTATCAATGTTTTTCTTATTTTCAATTATTCTTATTGCATTTATTTTTGTAAAAGATGAACACATTACTGCATACGAACACATTACAATCGAACAAGGGGATACTTTATGGTCGTTAGCAGGGCAATATAGTGGTAAAATGACAGAGCATGAGTGGATTGTTGCGGTAAAAAAGGAAAATGCGTTACGCGATGAAAAAATTGTTAGTGGGCAACTTCTTTTGGTGCCCATCGTAAAAAACTCTAAATATATCGTAGGGCTATCTGAATCACCAGAAATACATATTATTAAAGTAGCGAGTGAAAATAATGAATCAAAATAA
- the lexA gene encoding transcriptional repressor LexA — translation MTKISKRQEAILAFIKDEVRTKGYPPSVREIGEAVGLASSSTVHGHLARLESKGLIRRDPTKPRAIEILEQGDSTIPKQGVIHVPLIGKVTAGLPISAIEDIQEYFPLPDTYGSSEDELFMLEIMGESMIEAGILNGDYVIVKKSSTASNGEIVVAMTEDDEATVKRFYKEKTYFRLQPENSSMEPIIVNQVTILGKVVGLYRNVH, via the coding sequence TTGACAAAAATTTCAAAACGACAAGAAGCCATTTTAGCTTTTATAAAAGATGAAGTTCGTACAAAAGGCTATCCACCATCTGTCCGAGAAATCGGTGAAGCTGTTGGTTTAGCTTCAAGTTCAACTGTCCATGGGCATCTAGCTCGTTTAGAAAGTAAAGGACTTATTCGTCGTGACCCGACAAAACCGCGTGCCATTGAAATTCTTGAACAAGGAGACTCCACAATACCAAAACAAGGCGTCATTCATGTTCCACTAATCGGAAAAGTGACTGCTGGCCTCCCTATTTCTGCTATTGAAGATATTCAGGAATACTTCCCGCTACCCGATACATACGGTTCTTCTGAGGATGAATTATTCATGCTTGAAATTATGGGAGAATCTATGATTGAAGCTGGTATTTTAAATGGTGATTACGTGATTGTTAAAAAGAGTTCTACAGCAAGTAACGGTGAAATCGTTGTGGCTATGACGGAAGATGATGAAGCAACGGTTAAGCGCTTCTATAAAGAAAAAACATATTTCCGTTTACAGCCTGAAAATAGTTCAATGGAGCCAATTATCGTCAACCAAGTAACGATTCTTGGAAAAGTCGTTGGATTATACCGCAACGTGCATTAA
- a CDS encoding gamma-glutamyl-gamma-aminobutyrate hydrolase family protein yields MKPVIGLTMHPVEGKKEINNTYINAIKKAGGTPICLPVINEENIEQVLDIVDGVVSIGGYDVNPLIFGQEPHFKLGVVIDERDKSDMLIMKRAFEREIPILGICRGEQVMNVAFGGTLYQDIDTQVENVLKHTQVSLRHEVTHTVELEPSKLQQIVGAATILTNSFHHQAIDAVADGFIINARAKDGVIEGIEHPTHPYCIGVQWHPEGLENDAPSDKLFKSFIDASTKK; encoded by the coding sequence ATGAAACCTGTTATTGGCTTAACGATGCATCCTGTTGAAGGTAAAAAAGAGATTAATAATACATACATTAATGCAATTAAAAAAGCAGGTGGCACGCCCATTTGTTTGCCGGTTATTAACGAAGAAAATATCGAGCAAGTACTTGATATCGTGGACGGTGTTGTATCAATTGGTGGTTATGATGTGAATCCTTTAATATTTGGGCAAGAACCCCATTTTAAGCTCGGTGTCGTCATTGATGAACGGGATAAAAGTGACATGCTTATTATGAAACGCGCATTTGAACGGGAAATACCGATTTTAGGCATTTGTCGTGGTGAGCAAGTGATGAACGTGGCATTTGGTGGGACATTATATCAAGATATTGATACACAAGTGGAAAACGTATTGAAACATACACAAGTTTCGCTGCGCCATGAAGTTACGCATACAGTGGAGCTCGAGCCATCAAAGCTGCAACAAATTGTTGGGGCGGCCACGATTTTAACGAATTCATTCCACCATCAGGCTATTGATGCAGTGGCGGATGGATTTATTATCAATGCCCGTGCAAAAGACGGTGTCATTGAAGGGATTGAGCATCCAACGCATCCGTATTGTATCGGTGTCCAGTGGCATCCAGAAGGGCTTGAAAATGATGCACCATCTGACAAACTATTTAAAAGTTTTATAGATGCTTCTACAAAGAAATAA
- a CDS encoding A24 family peptidase: MEITYTIFAFIFGAVFGSFFNVVGLRVPKKESIISPGSHCTNCQRQLTIIDLIPVFSFVLLRGKCRGCGVRYSPIYMITELLTASLFAFSYWIIGWQSELAVALLFISLLMIITVSDIAYMIIPDKVLLFFLPLLITARVFSPLEPWWDSLIGAIIGFGILLLIAVVSKGGMGGGDIKLFFVIGLVLGTVQTLLTLFLAAMIGMVVGIIILKIRKKGRKTPVPFGPSIALAAIIVYFYGEPILQWYGSLF; encoded by the coding sequence ATGGAGATTACATATACGATTTTTGCCTTCATTTTTGGTGCTGTCTTCGGCTCTTTTTTCAACGTGGTCGGTTTGCGGGTACCTAAAAAAGAGTCCATTATTTCTCCAGGGTCCCATTGCACAAACTGCCAACGTCAACTAACAATAATCGACCTCATTCCTGTTTTTTCGTTTGTATTATTGCGCGGGAAATGTCGGGGCTGTGGTGTGCGTTATTCGCCAATTTATATGATAACAGAGCTTTTAACAGCTAGTTTATTTGCCTTTTCGTATTGGATAATTGGTTGGCAGTCAGAGTTAGCCGTGGCACTATTATTTATTTCGTTACTTATGATTATTACTGTTTCTGATATTGCGTATATGATCATTCCGGATAAAGTATTATTATTTTTCCTTCCATTATTAATCACTGCGCGCGTATTTTCACCACTCGAACCATGGTGGGATAGTTTAATAGGGGCAATAATTGGGTTTGGTATTTTATTATTAATTGCAGTCGTGTCAAAAGGAGGCATGGGCGGGGGAGACATTAAATTGTTTTTCGTCATCGGCCTTGTCCTTGGTACGGTACAGACGCTATTGACGCTCTTTTTAGCGGCGATGATCGGCATGGTGGTGGGTATCATCATCTTAAAAATCCGTAAAAAGGGCAGAAAGACACCTGTCCCATTTGGACCTTCCATCGCACTCGCTGCAATCATTGTCTATTTTTACGGCGAACCGATTTTACAGTGGTATGGATCATTATTTTGA
- a CDS encoding 5'-3'-deoxyribonucleotidase, which produces MKKSIAIDMDQVLADFYKKLRATYNENFGTSFTDEEFLLTTQRDLPKEDAKKLFELINEPDYFRDLELLDPDAIEVIQELQEHYEIFIATAAMDVPGSFNAKYDWLMQYLPFLKTQNIVFCGNKAVIHTDYLIDDSPDQLAAFKGTGIMYAMPYNATVEGFERVNNWQEVRAYFMGQVNQ; this is translated from the coding sequence TTGAAGAAAAGTATTGCGATTGATATGGACCAAGTGTTAGCCGATTTTTATAAAAAGCTACGTGCTACATACAATGAAAACTTTGGCACAAGTTTTACTGATGAAGAATTTTTACTTACAACACAGCGTGACTTACCAAAAGAGGACGCTAAAAAATTGTTTGAGCTCATAAATGAACCAGATTATTTCCGTGATTTAGAGTTGCTAGATCCGGATGCGATTGAGGTTATTCAAGAGCTTCAAGAGCATTATGAAATTTTCATCGCAACCGCAGCAATGGATGTCCCAGGTTCGTTTAATGCAAAATACGATTGGTTAATGCAATATTTACCTTTTTTGAAAACACAAAATATCGTCTTTTGTGGAAACAAGGCAGTCATACATACTGATTATTTAATTGATGATAGCCCAGACCAGTTAGCCGCGTTCAAAGGTACAGGTATTATGTATGCCATGCCTTATAATGCAACAGTAGAAGGTTTTGAGCGGGTGAATAACTGGCAGGAAGTTCGAGCATATTTTATGGGGCAAGTGAATCAATAG
- the glnA gene encoding type I glutamate--ammonia ligase — protein sequence MGKYTKDDIKRLVQEEEVKFIRLQFTDILGTIKNVEIPVSQLDKALDNKMMFDGSSIEGFVRIEESDMYLYPDYDSFMIFPWTAEKGKVARFICDIYNPNGTPFAGDPRNNLKRVLEEMKELGFTDFNLGPEPEFFLFKLDAKGEPTLEVNDNGGYFDLAPTDLGENCRRDIVLELEEMGFEIEASHHEVAPGQHEIDFKYADAITACDNIQTFKLVVKTIARKHGLHATFMPKPLFGEAGSGMHFNVSLFKGKVNAFYDETTELGLSESAMQFMAGILKHVQGFTAITNPTVNSYKRLVPGYEAPCYVAWSAQNRSPLIRIPSSRGISTRVEVRSVDPAANPYLAMAVILEAGLEGIRQQLTPPPAINRNIYVMTEEERQANGIDNLPSALDDALALLAKDKVIQKALGSHIYANFKEAKEIEFDMYRSTVHQWERDQYLKMY from the coding sequence GTGGGAAAATATACAAAAGACGATATTAAACGTCTCGTACAAGAAGAAGAAGTGAAATTTATTCGTTTACAATTTACGGATATTTTAGGAACAATCAAAAATGTTGAAATTCCAGTTAGTCAATTAGATAAAGCATTAGATAATAAAATGATGTTTGATGGTTCTTCAATTGAAGGTTTCGTTCGTATCGAAGAGTCTGATATGTATTTATACCCTGATTATGATTCATTTATGATATTCCCTTGGACAGCTGAAAAAGGCAAAGTAGCACGTTTCATTTGTGATATTTATAATCCAAATGGTACACCATTTGCGGGTGACCCACGTAACAACTTAAAGCGCGTATTAGAGGAAATGAAAGAGCTAGGTTTCACAGATTTCAACTTAGGACCTGAGCCAGAATTCTTCTTATTCAAGTTAGATGCTAAAGGTGAGCCAACTTTAGAAGTAAATGATAACGGTGGCTATTTCGACTTAGCGCCAACTGACTTAGGTGAAAACTGCCGTCGTGACATCGTTTTAGAGCTTGAGGAAATGGGCTTTGAAATTGAAGCATCTCACCATGAAGTAGCACCTGGTCAACACGAAATTGACTTCAAATATGCAGATGCGATTACAGCATGTGATAATATTCAAACATTCAAGCTAGTTGTTAAAACAATTGCTCGTAAGCACGGTTTACATGCAACATTTATGCCAAAACCATTATTCGGTGAAGCAGGTTCAGGTATGCACTTTAACGTTTCATTATTTAAAGGTAAAGTAAATGCGTTTTATGATGAAACAACTGAACTAGGCTTATCTGAAAGTGCAATGCAATTCATGGCAGGTATTTTAAAGCACGTACAAGGTTTTACAGCGATTACGAATCCAACAGTCAACTCGTATAAACGTTTAGTACCAGGCTATGAAGCACCATGTTACGTAGCATGGTCAGCACAAAATCGTTCACCACTTATTCGTATTCCATCTTCTCGTGGTATATCAACTCGTGTTGAAGTACGTTCAGTTGACCCAGCAGCAAATCCATATTTAGCGATGGCTGTTATTTTAGAAGCAGGTCTTGAAGGAATTCGTCAACAATTAACACCACCACCAGCAATCAACCGTAATATCTACGTGATGACTGAAGAAGAGCGTCAAGCAAATGGTATTGATAACTTACCGTCAGCATTAGATGATGCATTAGCATTACTTGCAAAAGATAAAGTGATTCAAAAAGCATTAGGTAGTCACATTTATGCGAACTTCAAGGAAGCAAAAGAAATTGAGTTCGACATGTACCGTTCAACTGTTCACCAATGGGAACGCGACCAATATTTAAAAATGTATTAA
- a CDS encoding MerR family transcriptional regulator, whose protein sequence is MSSEIRRTMPLLSMSIVMQLTDLTARQIRYYEEHNLIQPHRTAGNRRMFSLNDVDILLEVKDILEQGVNMAEVKRVFAKKNESATKAANKEISDSELREIMREERRQANRMQKTSIRQGDLSRFNRNV, encoded by the coding sequence GTGAGTAGTGAAATCCGGCGCACGATGCCGTTATTGTCGATGAGTATTGTTATGCAATTAACTGATTTAACAGCAAGGCAAATTCGCTACTATGAAGAACATAATTTAATTCAGCCTCACAGAACAGCAGGAAATCGACGCATGTTTTCATTAAACGACGTAGATATTTTATTGGAAGTAAAAGACATTCTAGAGCAAGGCGTGAACATGGCAGAAGTCAAAAGGGTGTTCGCAAAGAAAAATGAATCCGCAACAAAAGCTGCCAATAAAGAAATATCGGATTCAGAGCTTCGTGAAATAATGCGTGAAGAGAGGCGTCAAGCTAATCGCATGCAAAAAACGTCCATTCGTCAAGGGGATTTATCACGTTTTAACAGAAATGTGTAA